The genomic interval GAGATATCAGAGGAAGAGTCCACTCTATCAAATTAGTTGCAGAACCGATGAAAGGAGCCATTGATTGGCTCGAACGATACCGCGTATTCTGGGACCACCAATTGGATTCTCTGTCAGAATATCTAAACAAATCAAATAAATAAGGAGTGATATGATGAACGAAATCGATCAACAGAACAGTACGGGTAAGCAGGAAACTAAATGCGTCTGTAGCAGAGGTCTGGAATGCCTGGACTAATCCGGAAGAGATTGCAAAATGGTGGCTTCCGGAGGGGTTCTCTGAATCGGGACCGCCCGAAGTAGACCTCCGGGTCGGAGGCGAATTCAAATACCATATGCAGCCCCCTGAAGGGGATGCCTTTTATGCGCACGGCATCTTCAAGGAAATCGTTCCCAACAGCAAGATTAAATCTACATGGCTTTGGAGTACCTCAGACGCGGAAACAGAGCTCACGATAGAATTCAACGAGGCGGGAGACAGCACCGAGTTAGTTATCCTGCACGAATTCTTTACTGATGAAGAAGAGAAGAATAAGCACACAGAAGGCTGGGTTGGCTGTCTTGACCGTGTCGGGAAAATGTTTTAAGTAATAATTTCTCGTAACTAAAAAAATCATCTTTTCGTGAATTTAATGAGGAGATGATTTTTTTATCTCCAGCGGTTCAATCGGAATTTATCCACCTCCAAACGGCAGGGAAAAGTTTCTTGATATTTATGCGATAATATTTATAGAAGGAAGGGATTACGGTACTCAATCAATATTGAACAGGGGGGCGGGGTATATTAACTTATCCCGACTGGTAATAAATACTTTGGGCATAGTATTCATCACTCTTGAAAGGGAGATGAAAAGATTATAGAAATGTCATCAGGGAAAAAACTTACGAATGAGTTGATAGCAAAGAAACTCACAGAGTCACTGAATCTCGGTTATATCCGCTATAACGATGACGGCAGTGTGGCGGTAGTGAATTCCATACTTATTAAATTACTCGGATATAAGTCAAAATCTGATTTTGTGTCCTCTGATTATGCCGAAAAACTCTATCGAAATATAAAAGGGGCGATTAAAAACAAATCGGACAGCCCGGATTGGTCATCCGTCGATTATTCATTATCGGGGAAGGACGGAGCGATTACTCCGGTTACGGTTCATGTTTCAAAAAGCAGTGAATTTTTAGAAATCTACATAAAAGATTTAACTGAAATTCATAAACTGAGGGATGCGGTTAGGATGGGAGAGGATAAGGCAAAATCCATTCTTGATAATCTCGTAGACGGTATAATTTCAATTAACGATAAAGGCATCATCGAATCGGTGAATCCGGCTGTACTAAATATTTTCGGATATACCACTAAGGAACTCGTAGGTAAAAATCTTAAGAAACTTATGCCTGAGCCTGATAGAGACAATCACGACAATTATATAGGTAACTACCACAGAAGCGGCAAAGCAAAGATAATCGGAATCGGTAGAGAGGTAATTGGGCGAAAAAAGGATGGGACGACATTTCCTATTTATCTTGGAATAGGCGAAGTGGAGCTTTCTGACCATAAAATATTTATCGGCATAATCCGCGATATAACTTCACAAAAGGCAGCGGAAGAAATCCTTATAAAATCACAATCTGAATTAGAAATTAGGGTTGCTGAACGGACGTCAAAGCTTGCGGAAATAAATGAAATACTAAAGAACGAAATTAAAATTCGGGAGGAAATCCAAACTGAGCTCGAACATCTGGCGCTACTCGCAAAACTTAATCCGGGACCTGTATTTCAATCTGATGAATTTGGGATTGTTAATTTTGCCAATCCTGCCGCAAAAGGACTATTTGATGAATCGGTTGTTGGTAAATCGATAGATTTACTATTCAAAAACATAACTGAATCCCGGATAAAAAAGCTTCTGCCAAATGAGCCTACGTTCATCGAAGAGGATATCGGTGGATTTTCATATCAGTTAACTCTCATTAAAGATGCCCGCACAAATAATATATTTGTCTACGGAGCGGATATAACTGATCAAAAGAAAAACCGGTTGGAAAGAGAACAACTGGCGCTTGATTTGAGTCATAGAGTTAGAGAGCTTTCTTGTCTTCAGAGGGTCGGGCGCGCAATTGAGAAAGATCCTTCACCGGAAAATCTCTTCAAGGAGGTAGTGGAAATCATTCCAACGGGAATGAGATACCCTGAAAAATCGTGGGTTAGAATTATTTTCGATAACGATGTATTCGTGTACAACGGGAAGCTTATTGATGAAGAGTTTATGATATCAAGTGATATAGGAGTTACCGGCAGCATCAGAGGAGTTCTTCAGGTGGGTTATAACGACGATACGGAAATACTAAGCGAAGAAGTGGATATGTGCCACAATATTTCTCGCCGACTCGGTTCAGTTGTGGAGAGGATAGACCTGAGAGAAAATCTATTAAAGCAGGAAAGGGAGGAGGCAGTGCGGAATCTTGCGGCAGCGGTAGCGCACGAGTTTAATCAGCCGCTGCAAGTGCTTAAACTCATTTCGGCCCTGTCAGAAAATGAAGGTGTTGAAGAGTATTCCAAGGTTAAAGAACTAATTCCCAAGCAGGTTTCTAAAATTTCCGGGCTTGTTGACAAGCTCCTGAACGTGACGTCTTATGAAACAAAAGTGTATGCCGCGGGGACTGAAATCGTTGATCTTGACAGTTTCGGAATGGATATCCCCTCCAAAAAGCATAAAGTATTGGTTGTCGACGATGACGTGGCGATTCTACAATTGATGTCGAGTGTTATTGAAAAAAGCGGTTTTGAGGTTGACTGCGCCGCAACCGGAGAGGAAGCGTTTGAACTCATGCAGAAAAACGGGTACGGACTTGTGATAAGCGACGTCTCTTTGCCGGGAATGAGCGGTATAGAACTTTTTGAAGCGGTAAACGATAAATTCAAGAATATGCCATTCGTTTTTATGTCGGGGTATGCGGTAGAGGACGTTCATCAAGCAGTTTTGGAGAAATCAGCTGGATTTTTCCCTAAGCCTTTTGATATTACTACGGTCATTAAGTTAATCTCCGGCATACTCTCCCACTGATCTTTTATCTTTCGAACTCCTTATCACTGACCTATCTCCGCTTGTTTCACCTTGACAATCTCGAACAATCAGAGATAACTTTGGTAGAGATTTTTTAAAGCAAAGGAAGCGCAAAATTACTGAAAAAATTAGAATAACTGAATTTTCATCATCCGGCGGCTGAGCTTGTAAGCTGAGTCCGGAGGACTTAGAGGATTTGGTCAGAGATCTACCGACAGGATCGAGCGAAAATCTCATAGCCGGGTTTGAAGGCTACGAGGACGCTGCGGTGTACCGTTTAACGGATGAGATAGCTCTCGTTCAGACGGCGGACTACATAACTCCGATGACAGACGACCCGTACCTGTTCGGACAGCTTGCTGCCGCAAACGCACTAAGCGACATTTATGCGATGGGCGCCTTGCCGATCACGGCAATTAATCTGTGTAACTTTCCGGAAAAGGGAATTCCGAATTCGATATTCAGGGGGATACTCGAGGGGGGCGCATCAAAAGTTATAGAAGCCGGAGCCGTGACGGTAGGGGGTCATACTATAAAAGATGACGAGTTGAAATACGGGCTTTCCGTGTCGGGCACAGTTCACCCCAACAAAATTATTCGAAACTCCGACGTAGAGATCGGGGACCTTCTAATACTCACGAAGCCGATCGGAACCGGTGTGTTATTTAACGCTGTCAAGAAAGGCGCGCTTGAGGCAAAATGGCTTGATACGGCTGTGACCGGTAATGTGGTATTAAACAAAAACGCATCCCGGTCGATGGTTAAACACGGTGCGAATGCGTGCACAGACATAACCGGTTTCGGACTGTTAGGTCACCTAAGAGAGATGGTCTCCGCTAAAAACGTTAGTGCGGAAATAAACTCTAACTCCATTCCCTTGTTTGAGAAGGCTTTTGATGCATCAGAGCAAGGCTTCAGACCGGGAATGTCGAAAGATAATATGAAATCTCTTGAGAAAAACTTATCAATCAAATCATCGGTCTCTGAAGCTCACAGGTGGTTGATGGTAGATCCCCAGACTTCCGGCGGTTTGCTGATATCAATTGCAGATGATAAAGCCGAGGCATTGTTGGA from Candidatus Neomarinimicrobiota bacterium carries:
- a CDS encoding SRPBCC domain-containing protein gives rise to the protein MNRTVRVSRKLNASVAEVWNAWTNPEEIAKWWLPEGFSESGPPEVDLRVGGEFKYHMQPPEGDAFYAHGIFKEIVPNSKIKSTWLWSTSDAETELTIEFNEAGDSTELVILHEFFTDEEEKNKHTEGWVGCLDRVGKMF
- a CDS encoding PAS domain S-box protein, coding for MSSGKKLTNELIAKKLTESLNLGYIRYNDDGSVAVVNSILIKLLGYKSKSDFVSSDYAEKLYRNIKGAIKNKSDSPDWSSVDYSLSGKDGAITPVTVHVSKSSEFLEIYIKDLTEIHKLRDAVRMGEDKAKSILDNLVDGIISINDKGIIESVNPAVLNIFGYTTKELVGKNLKKLMPEPDRDNHDNYIGNYHRSGKAKIIGIGREVIGRKKDGTTFPIYLGIGEVELSDHKIFIGIIRDITSQKAAEEILIKSQSELEIRVAERTSKLAEINEILKNEIKIREEIQTELEHLALLAKLNPGPVFQSDEFGIVNFANPAAKGLFDESVVGKSIDLLFKNITESRIKKLLPNEPTFIEEDIGGFSYQLTLIKDARTNNIFVYGADITDQKKNRLEREQLALDLSHRVRELSCLQRVGRAIEKDPSPENLFKEVVEIIPTGMRYPEKSWVRIIFDNDVFVYNGKLIDEEFMISSDIGVTGSIRGVLQVGYNDDTEILSEEVDMCHNISRRLGSVVERIDLRENLLKQEREEAVRNLAAAVAHEFNQPLQVLKLISALSENEGVEEYSKVKELIPKQVSKISGLVDKLLNVTSYETKVYAAGTEIVDLDSFGMDIPSKKHKVLVVDDDVAILQLMSSVIEKSGFEVDCAATGEEAFELMQKNGYGLVISDVSLPGMSGIELFEAVNDKFKNMPFVFMSGYAVEDVHQAVLEKSAGFFPKPFDITTVIKLISGILSH
- the selD gene encoding selenide, water dikinase SelD; amino-acid sequence: MVRDLPTGSSENLIAGFEGYEDAAVYRLTDEIALVQTADYITPMTDDPYLFGQLAAANALSDIYAMGALPITAINLCNFPEKGIPNSIFRGILEGGASKVIEAGAVTVGGHTIKDDELKYGLSVSGTVHPNKIIRNSDVEIGDLLILTKPIGTGVLFNAVKKGALEAKWLDTAVTGNVVLNKNASRSMVKHGANACTDITGFGLLGHLREMVSAKNVSAEINSNSIPLFEKAFDASEQGFRPGMSKDNMKSLEKNLSIKSSVSEAHRWLMVDPQTSGGLLISIADDKAEALLEELRSDDSPEAAIIGKVTEPIERKIWVI